Proteins encoded in a region of the Deinococcus aerius genome:
- a CDS encoding NADH-quinone oxidoreductase subunit N, translating into MLQIPDVYLAPLLPILIVLAGAVASTVLGFSLPRRALTIINLVLLGVSAVSMGALWNSGATAFGGGLRADNAAILLGISILVGSAMTLLVSLDTAFRARVSFPEFDAMLMYSVTGTLLIAFSGDLITMLIGLEIMSLSSYVLATLQDSRRAEESGLKYFLLGAVGSAILIYGIALVYGATGSLNYAGIAERTAGLTPQNVAILVGGALLLLAGFAFKVALAPFHQWTPDVYTGAPTSVSLFLSTVVKVAAFAGMLRVFGGALQNAPGWASVLQILTAATLIIGNAAALFQPNFKRMMAYSAVAHTGFLAMTLLGVPGLGGAALAYYLLVYTLMTAAALAIVAALQRTEAGMSISDLRGLYYRHPAYAVALAVCLASLAGLPPFAGFFGKYLAFQAAFQNGYVWLSVLAALASVAALVYYLRPAMLMFMPDRTPAREYPHGERAATTFTVALGVVGITVLGILPNLWYGWAANPAIWETLAGR; encoded by the coding sequence ATGCTGCAAATTCCTGACGTGTACCTCGCGCCGCTGCTGCCCATCCTGATCGTGCTGGCGGGGGCGGTGGCGAGCACCGTGCTGGGCTTCTCGCTGCCCCGCCGGGCGCTGACGATCATCAACCTCGTGCTGCTGGGGGTGAGTGCGGTCAGCATGGGCGCACTCTGGAACAGCGGCGCAACGGCCTTTGGGGGAGGCCTGCGGGCCGACAACGCCGCCATCCTGCTGGGCATCAGCATCCTGGTCGGCAGCGCGATGACGCTGCTCGTGAGCCTGGACACCGCCTTCCGCGCCCGCGTCAGCTTCCCCGAGTTCGACGCGATGCTGATGTACTCGGTGACGGGCACGCTCCTGATCGCCTTTTCGGGCGACCTGATCACCATGCTGATCGGCCTGGAGATCATGAGCCTGAGCAGTTACGTCCTCGCCACCCTGCAAGACTCGCGCCGGGCGGAGGAGTCGGGCCTGAAGTACTTCCTGCTGGGCGCGGTGGGGAGCGCCATCCTGATCTACGGGATCGCCCTGGTCTACGGCGCGACGGGCAGCCTGAACTACGCGGGGATCGCGGAGCGGACGGCGGGGCTCACCCCGCAGAACGTCGCCATCCTGGTCGGCGGGGCGCTGCTGCTGCTCGCGGGCTTCGCGTTCAAGGTCGCTCTCGCCCCCTTCCACCAGTGGACGCCCGACGTGTACACGGGCGCGCCGACGAGCGTGAGCCTCTTCCTGAGCACCGTGGTCAAGGTCGCCGCCTTCGCCGGGATGCTGCGGGTCTTCGGCGGGGCGCTCCAGAACGCGCCGGGCTGGGCCTCGGTCCTCCAGATCCTGACGGCGGCGACGCTCATCATCGGGAATGCCGCCGCACTCTTCCAGCCCAACTTCAAGCGGATGATGGCGTACTCGGCGGTCGCGCACACGGGCTTCCTGGCGATGACGCTGCTGGGCGTGCCCGGTCTGGGCGGGGCAGCATTGGCGTACTACCTCCTCGTCTATACCTTGATGACCGCCGCCGCCCTCGCCATCGTCGCGGCGCTGCAGCGCACCGAGGCGGGCATGAGCATCTCCGACCTGCGCGGGCTGTACTACCGCCACCCGGCCTACGCCGTCGCCCTGGCGGTCTGTCTCGCTTCTCTGGCCGGGCTGCCGCCCTTCGCGGGCTTCTTCGGCAAGTATCTCGCGTTCCAGGCGGCCTTCCAGAACGGGTACGTGTGGCTCTCCGTCCTCGCGGCCCTCGCCAGCGTCGCCGCGCTCGTGTACTACCTGCGCCCCGCGATGCTCATGTTCATGCCCGACCGCACCCCCGCCCGCGAGTACCCCCACGGGGAGCGCGCGGCCACGACCTTTACCGTCGCCCTGGGCGTGGTCGGCATCACCGTGCTGGGCATCCTGCCCAACCTGTGGTACGGGTGGGCGGCGAACCCGGCGATCTGGGAGACGCTGGCGGGAAGGTAA
- a CDS encoding NADH-quinone oxidoreductase subunit M, translating to MIHLMIFLPLLGSLALLATPRRWREEVAGFVAALTLGLGLLIWRGGGAELFSVNWVPALGVTYSVALDGVSLALALVTAFMSLVAVLYAARRIENPGTMLSLVLAMETGLLGIFAARDLVLFYVFFEDALLPALMMLAIYGKPNRMRALVQFAAYTLFGSLLMLLSIIGVKYYGGSPTFALADLVNYPVTGVTQTWLYLGFLAAMAVKLPMWPLHAWLPDFHEQNHDSGVPDVMGTLYKVGGYGIFTFGLPLFPDASEQLRPILMGLAAFTALYAAWIAFRQTDWKRLLAYAGLSHMGLVALGVFSLNETATIGAMYLLAFQNVYTGALFLSVGMLQERVGSVHTRVGGVMTQAGALGGMTMALWFASIAVPGLAGFVGEFSVLLGSYQVQPWITFVAGLSTIAAAAYALTAYQTTFWQGRPLGGVRVADLRHTEWLVLGLPLAVALFFGVYSSPALRLIQPAVRGVLSALGGQ from the coding sequence ATGATCCACCTGATGATTTTCCTGCCCCTGCTGGGGTCGCTCGCGCTGCTCGCCACCCCCCGGCGCTGGCGGGAGGAGGTGGCGGGCTTCGTCGCCGCCCTCACCCTGGGGCTGGGTCTGCTGATCTGGCGGGGGGGCGGCGCGGAACTCTTCAGCGTGAACTGGGTGCCCGCGCTCGGCGTGACGTACTCGGTGGCGCTGGACGGGGTGAGCCTCGCGCTGGCGCTGGTCACGGCCTTCATGTCCCTCGTCGCGGTGCTGTACGCGGCGCGGCGAATCGAGAATCCCGGCACCATGCTCTCGCTCGTGCTGGCGATGGAGACCGGCCTGCTGGGCATCTTCGCCGCGCGGGACCTCGTGCTGTTCTACGTGTTCTTCGAGGACGCTCTGCTGCCCGCGCTGATGATGCTGGCGATCTACGGCAAGCCGAACCGGATGCGGGCCCTCGTGCAGTTTGCGGCGTACACGCTGTTCGGCAGCCTGCTGATGCTGCTCTCGATCATCGGCGTGAAGTATTACGGGGGCAGCCCGACCTTCGCGCTCGCGGACCTTGTCAACTACCCGGTGACGGGGGTGACGCAGACGTGGCTGTACCTGGGCTTTCTCGCCGCGATGGCCGTCAAGCTCCCGATGTGGCCGCTGCACGCCTGGCTGCCCGACTTCCACGAGCAGAACCACGACAGCGGCGTGCCGGACGTGATGGGCACGCTCTACAAGGTGGGGGGCTACGGCATCTTCACCTTCGGCTTGCCGCTCTTTCCTGACGCCTCGGAGCAACTCCGCCCGATTCTGATGGGGCTGGCGGCCTTCACCGCCCTGTACGCCGCGTGGATCGCCTTTCGGCAAACGGACTGGAAACGGCTGCTCGCCTACGCGGGCCTGTCGCACATGGGGCTCGTGGCGCTCGGCGTGTTCAGCCTGAACGAGACGGCGACCATCGGGGCGATGTATCTCCTCGCCTTCCAGAACGTGTACACCGGGGCGCTCTTCCTCTCGGTCGGGATGCTTCAGGAGCGGGTGGGCAGCGTCCACACCCGCGTCGGCGGGGTGATGACCCAGGCGGGGGCGCTCGGCGGGATGACGATGGCGCTGTGGTTCGCCTCCATCGCCGTGCCGGGCCTGGCGGGCTTCGTGGGTGAGTTCAGCGTGCTGCTGGGCTCCTATCAGGTGCAGCCGTGGATCACCTTCGTGGCGGGCCTCTCAACCATCGCCGCCGCCGCCTACGCGCTGACCGCCTACCAGACGACCTTCTGGCAGGGCCGACCCCTCGGTGGCGTTCGGGTGGCCGACCTGCGCCACACCGAATGGCTGGTCCTCGGCCTGCCGCTCGCCGTGGCCCTCTTCTTCGGGGTGTACTCCTCACCGGCCCTCCGCCTGATTCAGCCCGCCGTGCGCGGCGTTCTTTCCGCTCTGGGGGGCCAGTAG